Within Runella rosea, the genomic segment GGCGTACACGTGCACAACAGGGTTTACATTGTCGTAACGGGTATTTTGTACCAATGCCGCATGAAAATGCCCTGGCTCCAATACAATCAGACTGACTGATTTGTTCTTCTCTTGGCCCATGGCGGGGAGGGTTAAACTGCCGGCCGCTAACAAACAGCCTAAAACGCGTGCTTTCATAAATGACGTAATTGTGGGTATGTTTTTGGATAAATAAGCACCCGTGGGGTTTTATTTACTTGCAAATGACGCTTCTTTCATCCATTGGCTGGCGCTGTCTTGGTCAATAAACAACGTTGCGTTGGGGTGTTTTCGTAAGATTGTGGAGGGGTAAGTTTCAGTGATTTCATCCACCAATGTGTGATAAATAGCCTCAGCCTTGTGGGCAGCGGGTACCATGCAAAATACCGTCGGTGCTTTGACCAACGCCGGAATTGTAAGCGTTAGGGCATATTCGGGAACAAGTTCTAAGGAGGCAAAGCAACCGTCGTGGACTTGTTGATGGCGACTCGTTAAATCCAAATCTACTTTTTTAACCAAAACGGGGTCATTGAAGAATGCGATATGCGGATCGTTGAAGGCAATGTGGCAGTTTTCGCCAATGCCCATGCAGACGATGTCGGTCGGGTATTCATTTAGTAAAGCTTCATAGCGTAAACATTCCGCCTTAGGGTCGCTGACGTTGCCGTTGATATAAAACACGGAGCGAAGCGGTACTTTATCAAAAAAACGACCTTTCAAAAAGTTGCCAAATCGCTGCGGGGCATCCTCCGACAGGCCGATGTATTCGTCCATGTGAAAGGCATTGACGCGTTGCCAATCTATTTCAGGCTGTTGGGCCAAGGCATCCAAAAATTCATTTTGCGAGGGTGCGGCGGCGAAAATGATGTTAACAACTTCTTGGCTTTGCAGCAATTCTCTGATTTTTGCCGCGGCCATTTCACCGGCGTTTTGGCCTAATTCCTGACGGGTTTTGAATAATTTGACGTGTAGGTTGTCTATTGTTGTTTCGTGCAGATGGGACATATCTATTATTTTTTTATAACCATGGGGTGTCACAAAGGTCGGCACAGAATTGCACGGTTTTTTTATACTTTGTGTCACTCCGTGAAAGAACTCTGTGAAACTCCGTGGTTAACTTTTATCATAAACTATTTTTCCTTCAACCATTGTCAAAGAAACATTAATATCTTTATCAAAAATCACAATATCAGCATCTTTCCCTTTGGCGAGGGAGCCTTTTCGGTCGTCAACGCCCATGATCCGGGCGGGGGTGGTACTTGCCATGCGCACGGCTTCCAACAGCGATACGTCGGCCATGTTGACCATGTTTCGGACCAATCGGTCGAATGTAGCTACGCTGCCGGCAAAAGAGGTGCGGTCGGGCATTTTGGCTACGCCGTCTTCGATGATGACTTTGAGACCGTTTTTCAATGAACCTAATGTGCTTTCGCCTTCGGGCATTCCGGCACCGCGCATGGCATCGGTGATGAGGGCGGTGCGGTCGGCTCCCTTGATTTTATAAATGAGTTTGAGCAGAGGCGCGGGTAAATGAATGCCGTCACCGATGATTTCAACGTCTAAATCCAACAAAAACGCACTTTCAATCACGCCCGCGTATCGAAACGCATTTTTGCGCGTCACACCCGACATGGCTGAATACAAGTGCGTTACGAGTGAATAGCCGTTTTCGTATGCCGCCAACACATCGTCATAAAACGCGTCGGTATGAGCGATGGCTGCTAAGATGCCTTTTTGACGCAAACGTTGTCCGAACGCAATCGCGCCTTCCAACTCGGGCGCTGCACTCCACCGTACAATGGACGACGAATGACTGAGAATCTCTTCGTACTCAGTCGGGTCAGGATTGCGGATATAGCGCGGGTCCTGCGCTCCCCGTTGGCTCAGCGCAAAATAAGGACCTTCTAAATGGATTCCGAGGAGATTTGCGCCTTTTGTGTTTTGTCGAGTTGCTTTTTCATACACATCCAACGTTTGCAGTAAATCTTCCTTTTCAGCCGTCAACGTTGTAGGAACCAATGAAGTGGTGCCGTATTGCGCATGAAGTTCTGCTATTTTCAGAAAAGCTTCTTCGGTTCCGTCCATGAAATCAAAACCGCCGCCGCCGTGTACGTGAATGTCAATAAAACCCGGTGCTATGTATTGGCCTTTTGCATCTATTTCGGTGGCATCAGGCACTTCCATATTCCCTTCGTGAACGCCTGAAATCTGACCATTTTCAATGACTACCGTTCCGCCTGTGATGGCTCGGAAGGGGGTAAGTATGATGCCGTTTGTGAGTTTTTGTCGCATTACAATCCCCAGCGTTTTACTTTATGACCATAAGCGGCGTAATAAACCAAATACAAATAGCAGGGTAACAAAACCCAATAAGCGGTGCGAACATCGTACAAATCAGCAACATAGCCGTAGAGTAACGGCATGAGTGCATTTCCGCAGAGACCCATAATCAGAATAGAAGCCCCGAGTTTGGTATAACGCCCCAAGCCATCCAATGCCAACGGCCAAATTCCTGCCCAAACCAATGAATTGGCTAAGCCCAATAATACCACAAACCAAATGGAAAGGTCGGCCGTTTGTCCTAGGAAATTAACGGAGCCTTTGGCAAAAATAATGAGCAGGGTAAAAGCCGTTCCCAACAATGTACAAAACCGCAAGGCATTTACCTGACTGACCAATTTGGGAATGGTAATAATGCCAATAATGTACCCGCAAATGGTGCAGGCCAAGGTATAGGAAGGAAATGTTTTGGCTTTCAATAAATCAATTCCCATTGAGTTGGCGTAGCCG encodes:
- the nagA gene encoding N-acetylglucosamine-6-phosphate deacetylase, producing MRQKLTNGIILTPFRAITGGTVVIENGQISGVHEGNMEVPDATEIDAKGQYIAPGFIDIHVHGGGGFDFMDGTEEAFLKIAELHAQYGTTSLVPTTLTAEKEDLLQTLDVYEKATRQNTKGANLLGIHLEGPYFALSQRGAQDPRYIRNPDPTEYEEILSHSSSIVRWSAAPELEGAIAFGQRLRQKGILAAIAHTDAFYDDVLAAYENGYSLVTHLYSAMSGVTRKNAFRYAGVIESAFLLDLDVEIIGDGIHLPAPLLKLIYKIKGADRTALITDAMRGAGMPEGESTLGSLKNGLKVIIEDGVAKMPDRTSFAGSVATFDRLVRNMVNMADVSLLEAVRMASTTPARIMGVDDRKGSLAKGKDADIVIFDKDINVSLTMVEGKIVYDKS
- a CDS encoding glucosamine-6-phosphate deaminase, whose product is MSHLHETTIDNLHVKLFKTRQELGQNAGEMAAAKIRELLQSQEVVNIIFAAAPSQNEFLDALAQQPEIDWQRVNAFHMDEYIGLSEDAPQRFGNFLKGRFFDKVPLRSVFYINGNVSDPKAECLRYEALLNEYPTDIVCMGIGENCHIAFNDPHIAFFNDPVLVKKVDLDLTSRHQQVHDGCFASLELVPEYALTLTIPALVKAPTVFCMVPAAHKAEAIYHTLVDEITETYPSTILRKHPNATLFIDQDSASQWMKEASFASK